The Gracilibacillus caseinilyticus genome segment GATGATATTTTTTGAACTGGGCAATCGCTTTTGGGCCAAGTTCAAGAATAAGATTCACCACTTCTTCCTTCTTCGTCAATTTATCTACCATCTCTTGCTCACTTACTCTCTTTTTCGGCTGGTAGGATTGGACATTGGTGAGATGCGTTACAGGAAAAATTCGTTTCTCCTCTTCTTTTAAGTCAATGCCTTCAATCAACCAAAGACTTTTTTCATGATAAAGATGTAAAAGATAAATGGGATAAGACTTTAATACTTTTTCTTCTTTGATGGTAATCCATAAATATCTATCTAAAAGCAGAAGTTGGATAAGTTTTTCTAGCGTAGCATCGGGAAGGTCTGAAAAATCAAGTAAGTCCGGATTCCTTCAAACAGCAAAAGTTGATCTAGAAGAATTAGGTCATCTTGCTGGTTATCGGATATCAGACCGAGTAATTTCTCCGCTATCGATTGACGGCTCTTTAGAAAAGGGAGTTGTTGGTTTCTTGTCGCCATAAAAGCAATAAAAAGAGCTTTAACCTCATTATCGGTGAAGTGAACGACTGGAAGGACAGAATTGTGCATGACAGAATATTCGCCATTTTTTCCCAACTTCAGCAACTAAAGGCATTCCCATAGCTTCAATTTCTCTGATATCACGAATAGCTGTAGAACGAGAGATATTAAATTCCTGCATAATTTCCGAAATGGTAAAATGAGCTCGATTGTTGATATACCGCATGATGACATTAATTCGTTCCACTTTTTTCATCGTGTCCTCCTAAACAGTTTCAATTTTTGACACTATTTATTGTTATTATAGACCTATCAAATGGAGCAGACAAATCATTTGATAATTTAAAAAAAGGAAGGTTTTGAACATGGCTGATTATATGTTAGAAGAAAAAGACAACTTTATTGTTATTGGTTTGGGGACGGAACTTACCAGTCATTACACAGACTTTGCTGGCTTAAGCAAAGAAAAAGCCGATTTTTGGCAGGTTGTCAACGAAGATGGCAGACTGGATACATTAAAAGACATCGCTGCAAATGATTATATTTTTGCCGTGAACGAAACGGTAAATAACAAGATGATGCATTATGCCGGTGTCATGGCAGATGCAGATTCAGCACCAGAAGGAGCCAGAATTATTCAATTTCCTAAAGGGCAATACCTGGTTATTAAAGGAGAAGAAAAGTCATCTGATGAATTAAATAATAAACTCTCTGCTATTGCCTTTGGAGAGGTTTTAACTGAAGCAGAGAATTTTGCTTATGTTGGCGGACCGAATACAACTGTTGAGACAGGCCGAAAAAACGGCTTGGTTACTGGTAAAATGTGGATACCTGTTGTTGAGAAATAAAAAGGAGTGTTTTTTAAGTAAAAAGGAGTCCATACAATGTATGAGCTCCTTTTTATTATGATTTTGAATATCAATATTTAAGTTCTATTATTGCTTTTTTTTAGGTCAACTTCATTATTCATGAGAAGTTTTAGTTTAGCTCCACAAATGAACCGTCTAAACTTACACAATAGACATCCAATAATAAAATTATCTTGAATCAGTTCCGGTTTTTGTGTTTAGTATCAAACTGTTCTCTATTTTTCCAAAGTCAAGCGGAACAAATCTTACTCCTATTCCCCTTCCCCCAAATTAACATAGATATTCATGAGCTTTACAAAAAGATTCACTAAAAATTCCGTACATAACCTGAACAAATAAGAAAATACTACTAGAAAAAGGAGTTCTTCAGAAATGAGAATAGTTATATCATTACAGTTAGTTTTTGGGTTGTTCCTGATTGGAGACTGGATTAATTTCAACACGAATATAGTAAGTGCAGCACAAGAAGAAGAACCTCCCTATGCTAAATGGGGACAAATTGCCATGAAAGAAACAAAGAAAAAATATCCCCAAGCTAAAATTATTGATTATCTGCATGTAGCCAGAGAAAAGGCGCCTGAGTATACAACAGAGAAATTTAAACTTTGGCTAAAAAATGAAAGTAAAGAATTCGGTGTCTTTGTAGACATAAAATTTAATATCGAAACAGAGAAAGTTATTGATATAACATTTCGTGAAACAGATAGATAACTATACAACCATGCGTATCTTTAATTTCCAGATACGCTTTTCTCCTTTGAAAATGGATTACACAACACCCACCATTAGAACTCTTTTCAATTCCCCCACAGTTTCAACAATACAAGTAGGGTTAGATTGACTTATCTCGGCAAATGAACCATATCCATAGGTTACACCAATAGAATCAATTCCAGTATTTCTCGCTCCAATAATGTCATGCTCTCTATCTCCGATCATGATAAATTCAACGGGGTCAAATTGATTATATGTTTCCAATATGTGTTGAATGATTTTCGTTTTTGAGGTTCTCGTTCCATCAAGATTACTGCCGACGATAAGTTCAAAATAGTCTGCAATATTAAAATAATTTACTATCTCTTTAGCAAAAATAGTCGGTTTCGAAGTGGCTATCACTAATTTAAATCCTTGATCTTTCAATGATTTTAACATAGCCGTAATCTGAGGATACAATTCATTTTCAAACATACCCTTTTGTTTGAAACGCTCTCTATAAAAACCGATCGCTTTATCAATCTCTGGCTCATTGAAAACATAATATTCGGCAAATGATACTTGTAATGGCGGACCAATAAAACCTTCTAAATTATCTAAGTTTGTTTCATTGGTCCCCATCTTGTTTAAGGCGTATTGGACTGAT includes the following:
- a CDS encoding HAD family hydrolase — translated: MNNYKVILFDLDGTLSDPKIGITKSVQYALNKMGTNETNLDNLEGFIGPPLQVSFAEYYVFNEPEIDKAIGFYRERFKQKGMFENELYPQITAMLKSLKDQGFKLVIATSKPTIFAKEIVNYFNIADYFELIVGSNLDGTRTSKTKIIQHILETYNQFDPVEFIMIGDREHDIIGARNTGIDSIGVTYGYGSFAEISQSNPTCIVETVGELKRVLMVGVV
- a CDS encoding DUF3889 domain-containing protein: MRIVISLQLVFGLFLIGDWINFNTNIVSAAQEEEPPYAKWGQIAMKETKKKYPQAKIIDYLHVAREKAPEYTTEKFKLWLKNESKEFGVFVDIKFNIETEKVIDITFRETDR
- a CDS encoding GyrI-like domain-containing protein encodes the protein MADYMLEEKDNFIVIGLGTELTSHYTDFAGLSKEKADFWQVVNEDGRLDTLKDIAANDYIFAVNETVNNKMMHYAGVMADADSAPEGARIIQFPKGQYLVIKGEEKSSDELNNKLSAIAFGEVLTEAENFAYVGGPNTTVETGRKNGLVTGKMWIPVVEK